In Fortiea contorta PCC 7126, one genomic interval encodes:
- the accB gene encoding acetyl-CoA carboxylase biotin carboxyl carrier protein, whose protein sequence is MSLDFNEIRQLLATIAQTDIAEVTLKSEDFELTVRKAVSFSNHLVSAGQGALGGVVASGLTSVSPMGTQAGLTPVTEIGTRVADNSGSGAPLSANSPSTIDQRLVEVPSPMVGTFYRAPAPGEAPFVEVGDRVRKGQTVCIIEAMKLMNEIEADVSGQVMEILLQNGEPVEYNQPLMRINPD, encoded by the coding sequence GTGTCATTGGACTTTAATGAAATCCGCCAGCTGCTAGCAACAATCGCCCAAACTGATATTGCTGAAGTAACTCTCAAAAGCGAAGATTTTGAACTCACAGTACGTAAGGCTGTGAGTTTCAGCAATCATCTGGTGTCGGCTGGTCAAGGGGCGTTAGGTGGTGTGGTGGCTTCGGGATTGACTTCGGTTTCACCTATGGGAACCCAGGCAGGTTTGACTCCGGTAACGGAAATAGGGACTCGCGTTGCTGATAATTCTGGTTCTGGTGCGCCATTATCGGCGAATAGTCCCTCGACGATTGACCAAAGGTTGGTGGAAGTACCTTCGCCAATGGTGGGGACATTTTATCGCGCTCCCGCACCGGGAGAGGCTCCGTTTGTGGAGGTGGGCGATAGAGTCCGCAAGGGTCAAACGGTGTGTATTATCGAAGCGATGAAGCTGATGAATGAAATTGAGGCTGATGTTTCCGGACAGGTGATGGAGATTTTGCTCCAAAATGGTGAACCTGTGGAATATAATCAGCCTTTGATGCGAATTAACCCTGATTAA
- the thiL gene encoding thiamine-phosphate kinase yields the protein MTNDQIKDIGEQGLLAKLHRFCPPEIIGDDAAVLLTTPGKSLVVTTDVLVNEVHFSDITTSPEDAGWRAAAANLSDLAAMGASPLGITVGLGIPGEVSVSWVERLYEGMTECLQKYNTPIVGGDIVRSPVITIAITAFGEVAPHQIIRRSAAKVGDAIVVTGIHGASRAGLQLLLHPEIGQNLKQADKQALITAHQRPQPRLDVLPFLWQIFDSSSPSSHLPIAGMDSSDGLADAVVQICRASGVGAILEYQQIPLPAAFEHWLTPAQALDYGLYGGEDFELILCLPTAPASDLVKQLGDKAAIVGTITAGTTVVLHDQNQKIPDRVMTLNQGFQHFGD from the coding sequence ATGACAAATGACCAAATAAAAGACATCGGCGAACAAGGACTTCTAGCGAAATTACACCGCTTCTGTCCTCCAGAAATTATCGGCGACGACGCAGCCGTTTTGTTAACCACACCAGGAAAATCACTGGTAGTCACAACCGATGTACTAGTTAATGAAGTGCATTTCAGTGATATTACTACCTCGCCAGAAGACGCTGGATGGCGGGCTGCGGCGGCTAATTTGTCAGATTTGGCGGCTATGGGTGCTTCCCCGCTGGGAATCACAGTCGGGCTAGGAATTCCGGGTGAAGTCAGCGTCAGTTGGGTTGAGCGCCTTTATGAAGGGATGACAGAATGCTTACAAAAATACAATACCCCAATTGTGGGCGGTGATATTGTGCGATCGCCCGTAATCACTATAGCCATCACCGCCTTTGGTGAAGTTGCGCCCCATCAAATTATCCGCCGTTCTGCTGCCAAAGTAGGAGATGCGATCGTGGTGACAGGTATTCATGGAGCCTCAAGAGCGGGCTTACAACTGCTCTTACACCCAGAAATAGGACAAAACCTCAAACAAGCCGACAAGCAGGCTTTAATCACTGCACACCAGCGTCCCCAGCCACGTTTAGATGTCTTACCCTTTCTTTGGCAAATCTTCGATTCCTCCTCCCCATCTTCCCACCTTCCCATTGCAGGGATGGACAGCAGCGATGGTTTAGCAGATGCTGTTGTGCAAATCTGTCGCGCCAGCGGTGTGGGAGCGATTCTTGAATATCAGCAAATTCCCTTACCAGCAGCTTTTGAACATTGGCTGACACCAGCACAAGCACTAGACTACGGTTTATACGGTGGCGAAGACTTTGAATTAATACTCTGCTTACCAACAGCGCCAGCTTCTGACCTAGTGAAACAACTGGGAGACAAAGCAGCGATCGTCGGTACAATTACCGCAGGAACCACAGTAGTATTGCACGATCAAAACCAAAAAATCCCTGACCGAGTTATGACTCTTAATCAGGGATTTCAACATTTTGGTGATTAG
- a CDS encoding GerMN domain-containing protein, producing the protein MKDQQGSNRISSGVIASVAAAVVAVSGGVAWLTSQSNNSPVQSNPANTVKQPGNNSTALQGNEKTANIYWLKPTEKSFNLVPQPVKVAASQPNQVLETAFQSLLAGPTEGTDSTTIPKGTKLLGLKAENDQVRVNLSEDFTNGGGSSSMMGRVGQVVYTATTLNPDAKVYIDVDGKPLTVLGGEGVELEQPLTRNSFKKNYPL; encoded by the coding sequence ATGAAAGACCAACAAGGATCTAACCGTATTTCATCAGGAGTTATAGCCAGCGTCGCAGCTGCGGTGGTTGCTGTCAGTGGTGGCGTAGCTTGGCTAACTTCCCAATCCAACAATTCTCCAGTACAATCAAACCCTGCAAATACCGTCAAGCAACCAGGAAACAACTCCACAGCCCTACAAGGTAACGAAAAAACAGCCAACATTTATTGGTTAAAACCCACAGAAAAAAGCTTTAATTTAGTTCCTCAACCTGTGAAAGTCGCCGCTTCACAGCCCAATCAAGTTTTAGAAACCGCATTTCAAAGTTTATTAGCCGGGCCCACAGAAGGCACAGATTCCACCACAATCCCCAAAGGAACTAAACTACTAGGATTAAAAGCCGAAAACGATCAAGTCCGCGTGAATTTATCTGAAGATTTTACCAATGGCGGCGGTAGCAGCTCCATGATGGGGCGCGTCGGTCAAGTTGTTTACACCGCCACAACTTTAAATCCTGATGCCAAAGTATACATTGATGTAGACGGCAAACCGCTAACAGTTTTAGGTGGTGAAGGCGTGGAATTAGAACAACCCCTAACCCGCAATAGCTTTAAGAAAAATTATCCACTTTAG
- a CDS encoding Uma2 family endonuclease, which translates to MVTTPAVTSITFEEYLTYDDGTGFNYELVDGRLELMNPPTIEHFLITKLLEQLLDTEIQRCSLPWLCLREAGVRTGRNKSRLTDLCVVTLAQARELKNVSAVFQSPPLLVIEVVSPESVKRDYRYKRSEYAALEIPEYWIVDPLVNKISVLLLEEGLYEETVFSDNQKVESRVFSELVITVDQVLNASNI; encoded by the coding sequence ATGGTAACAACACCAGCAGTAACTAGCATCACTTTTGAGGAGTATCTAACCTATGATGATGGTACAGGTTTTAATTATGAATTGGTGGATGGCAGGTTAGAGCTAATGAATCCACCAACAATTGAACATTTTTTGATTACTAAATTACTTGAGCAATTGTTAGATACAGAAATTCAGCGCTGTAGTCTTCCTTGGTTGTGTTTGCGAGAAGCTGGAGTCAGGACGGGGAGAAATAAATCTCGGTTAACTGACTTGTGTGTGGTGACGTTGGCGCAGGCTAGAGAATTAAAGAATGTGTCAGCGGTATTTCAGTCGCCGCCGTTATTAGTTATTGAGGTGGTTAGTCCAGAGTCGGTGAAAAGAGATTATCGCTATAAGCGTTCTGAATATGCGGCGCTGGAGATTCCTGAGTATTGGATTGTAGACCCACTGGTTAATAAAATTTCGGTGTTATTGCTAGAAGAAGGATTATACGAAGAAACTGTTTTTAGTGACAATCAAAAAGTTGAATCACGAGTTTTTTCAGAATTAGTAATTACTGTTGATCAAGTATTGAATGCAAGTAATATTTAA
- a CDS encoding ArsR/SmtB family transcription factor: MKQTLPVPPEVVQQVAEYFSLLSEPMRLRLLHLLRDEEKCVQELVEATQTSQANVSKHLKVMWQAGILSRRSEGTCAYYRVEDEMIFDLCNRVCDRLATRLEQQARHFRVLNSKI; the protein is encoded by the coding sequence ATGAAACAAACGTTGCCTGTACCACCAGAAGTAGTGCAACAAGTAGCTGAATACTTCAGCCTGTTAAGTGAACCGATGCGTCTGCGGCTCTTACACTTATTGCGGGATGAGGAAAAGTGCGTACAGGAGTTGGTAGAGGCAACACAGACTTCGCAAGCTAATGTGTCAAAACACTTGAAGGTGATGTGGCAAGCTGGTATCCTGAGCCGCCGCAGTGAAGGCACTTGCGCTTATTACCGGGTGGAAGATGAGATGATTTTTGATTTGTGTAATCGGGTTTGCGATCGCCTGGCTACTAGGTTAGAGCAGCAAGCCCGTCATTTTCGTGTGTTAAATAGTAAAATTTAG
- the murC gene encoding UDP-N-acetylmuramate--L-alanine ligase, whose amino-acid sequence MSNSVDFSGKPFHFIGIGGIGMSALAYVLAKRQLPVSGSDLRPSHITRKLASIGTHIFSRQEASNLEFFRPQLATEVELNSQKEIPHVVKSSLPQVICSTAINTNNLEYKAALELGCPILHRSDVLAALIADYHSVAVAGTHGKTTTSSMIGYMLLEAGLDPTIIVGGEVDAWEGNARLGASRYLVAEADESDGSLVKHSPEIGIITNIELDHPDHYDTLEEVVEIFQEFAKGCKTLIGSIDCATVRDRLQPTISYSLNPETNADYTVTSIDYRADGTTALVWEKNKVLGVLNLRLLGRHNLSNALAAVAVGRVLGLEFGQIAEGIANFGGARRRFELRGEARGITFIDDYAHHPSEIRVTLAAARLQARPGQRVVAIFQPHRYSRTLTFLAEFAESFSHADLVVLTDIYSAGEPNLGKISGELLAEAVAKQHPNVVYQPTIQSVCEFLLPTLSSGDLALFLGAGNLNQAIPELITTLHEPATATS is encoded by the coding sequence ATGAGTAATTCTGTAGATTTTAGCGGCAAACCGTTTCATTTCATTGGGATCGGTGGGATAGGGATGTCAGCGCTGGCTTATGTACTGGCAAAGCGTCAATTACCAGTGTCAGGTTCAGACCTTCGTCCGAGCCACATTACCCGGAAATTGGCATCTATCGGCACTCATATTTTTAGTAGACAAGAGGCAAGTAATCTTGAATTTTTTCGTCCTCAGCTAGCAACGGAAGTAGAATTAAATTCACAAAAAGAAATACCGCACGTTGTCAAGTCAAGCTTGCCACAAGTAATTTGTTCAACAGCAATTAACACGAACAATTTAGAATATAAAGCTGCCCTAGAATTGGGTTGCCCAATTTTACATCGCTCGGATGTACTAGCAGCTTTGATAGCTGATTACCACAGTGTTGCAGTCGCAGGAACCCACGGCAAGACTACAACAAGTAGTATGATTGGCTATATGTTGCTAGAAGCGGGATTAGATCCCACAATTATTGTCGGTGGGGAAGTCGATGCTTGGGAAGGAAACGCCCGATTAGGAGCAAGTCGGTATTTAGTAGCAGAAGCAGATGAATCAGATGGTTCGTTGGTGAAACATTCTCCAGAAATCGGTATTATCACCAACATCGAGCTGGATCATCCAGATCACTACGACACTTTGGAGGAAGTGGTAGAAATCTTCCAAGAGTTTGCCAAAGGCTGCAAAACTTTAATCGGTAGCATTGATTGTGCAACAGTGCGCGATCGCCTACAACCAACAATCAGCTACAGCCTCAACCCAGAAACCAACGCCGACTACACCGTCACCAGCATCGACTATCGGGCTGACGGCACCACTGCTTTAGTTTGGGAGAAAAATAAAGTTTTAGGCGTGTTGAATTTACGGCTACTGGGGCGACACAACCTCAGCAATGCCCTAGCGGCAGTGGCAGTTGGTCGAGTATTGGGTTTAGAATTTGGACAAATAGCCGAAGGTATCGCTAACTTTGGTGGAGCGAGACGCCGCTTTGAGTTACGGGGAGAGGCCAGAGGGATCACCTTCATCGATGACTATGCTCATCACCCCAGTGAAATTCGTGTTACTCTGGCTGCAGCCCGCCTCCAAGCCAGACCAGGACAAAGAGTCGTGGCAATTTTCCAACCCCACCGCTACAGTCGCACACTGACATTTTTAGCAGAATTTGCCGAATCCTTTAGCCATGCGGATTTGGTGGTGTTAACTGATATTTACAGCGCTGGAGAACCTAATCTAGGAAAAATCAGCGGTGAACTGTTGGCAGAGGCTGTAGCCAAACAGCACCCAAATGTAGTCTACCAACCAACCATACAGTCTGTATGCGAGTTTTTGCTGCCAACTCTTAGTTCTGGGGATCTGGCGCTGTTTTTGGGTGCAGGTAATTTAAATCAGGCAATTCCCGAACTTATCACCACCCTCCATGAACCGGCAACAGCCACATCTTAA
- a CDS encoding peptidylprolyl isomerase: MYNLLNSWLKNSLKAILLITIFLGISTAGWTPASSAALPSGNAITDGRALLRYALPINNQPVRKIQASLEDISNQLRANRRWGAISRDLSNASRVLDKPSQILASVLKERQPQAEAWIAELKAGVNAMQELAKAKDKEKIREERTRLLDIVTLLEQAMVKEFPFEVPAEYSNLPQLKGRATVAIKTNKGDLTVVVDGYSAPVTAGNFVDLVQRGFYNGLEFTRSEESYFLQTGDPPGKEVGFVDPDTGKYRAIPLEVLVEGDKKPTYGITLEDAGRYIDMPVLPFSSFGAVVMARPENEVNGGSSQFFFFLFEPELTPAGRNLLDGRYSVFGYLTEGQEILDKLKAGDKIESATVIQGIENLVEPQAA, translated from the coding sequence ATGTATAACCTGTTAAACTCCTGGCTGAAAAACAGCCTCAAGGCAATACTGCTGATCACAATATTTTTAGGCATAAGTACAGCCGGGTGGACTCCTGCGAGTAGCGCCGCCCTGCCTTCTGGGAATGCAATTACTGATGGTAGAGCACTGTTGCGGTATGCACTGCCAATTAACAATCAACCTGTTCGCAAAATCCAAGCCAGTTTAGAAGATATCTCTAACCAACTGCGGGCAAATCGGCGATGGGGTGCTATCTCCAGAGACCTCAGCAATGCCTCCAGAGTTCTAGATAAACCCTCCCAAATCCTAGCAAGTGTTCTCAAAGAACGCCAACCCCAAGCCGAAGCTTGGATTGCTGAGTTAAAAGCTGGCGTCAATGCCATGCAAGAATTGGCGAAAGCCAAAGATAAGGAAAAAATTAGGGAAGAAAGAACCAGGTTACTAGATATCGTCACTCTACTAGAACAGGCAATGGTCAAAGAATTTCCCTTTGAAGTGCCTGCAGAATATAGTAATCTACCCCAGTTGAAAGGTCGTGCCACAGTGGCAATCAAAACCAACAAAGGCGACCTGACAGTTGTCGTAGACGGTTACAGCGCTCCTGTAACTGCTGGTAACTTTGTTGATTTGGTGCAACGTGGTTTTTATAACGGTTTAGAATTCACCCGTTCTGAAGAATCTTACTTTCTGCAAACTGGAGATCCCCCAGGAAAAGAAGTGGGTTTCGTTGACCCTGACACTGGCAAATACCGCGCCATTCCCCTAGAAGTTTTAGTGGAAGGCGACAAAAAACCCACCTATGGTATTACACTCGAAGACGCAGGCCGTTATATTGACATGCCAGTTCTGCCCTTCTCGTCCTTTGGTGCAGTAGTCATGGCGCGCCCTGAAAATGAAGTTAATGGCGGTTCTTCACAATTTTTCTTCTTTCTATTTGAACCAGAACTCACCCCAGCCGGTCGCAATCTCTTAGATGGCCGCTACTCTGTTTTTGGTTATCTCACAGAAGGACAAGAAATTTTAGATAAACTCAAAGCGGGTGACAAAATAGAATCCGCAACCGTCATTCAAGGAATCGAAAATTTAGTTGAGCCGCAAGCAGCATGA
- the nadD gene encoding nicotinate (nicotinamide) nucleotide adenylyltransferase gives MHRIAIFGGTFDPIHWGHLLLAETALHQVALDRVIWLPSLNPPHKQPVHFQHRIEMLQRATADHPAFSVSLIELNRSGKSYAINSLIDLSAVYPNTHWYWIVGLDAFQTLPRWYRGHEIAQMCDWLIAPRQLGGETIAQSESICKQVEQHLENQSSTVRWQSLNIPLVGVSSSLVRQFVCVGRSIRYLVPESVRSYISDHHLYTNESE, from the coding sequence ATGCATCGAATAGCAATTTTTGGTGGCACATTCGATCCGATTCATTGGGGACACCTGCTCTTAGCCGAAACAGCTTTACATCAAGTAGCCCTAGATCGGGTAATTTGGCTGCCATCCCTTAATCCTCCACATAAACAGCCGGTGCACTTTCAGCATCGGATAGAAATGCTACAGCGCGCTACAGCAGATCATCCCGCGTTTAGTGTCTCACTAATTGAGTTAAATCGCTCTGGAAAATCTTATGCGATTAATAGCCTAATTGACTTATCTGCTGTTTACCCAAATACTCACTGGTATTGGATTGTCGGCTTGGATGCCTTCCAAACCTTACCCCGGTGGTACCGTGGACACGAAATAGCACAAATGTGTGATTGGTTAATTGCACCCAGACAATTAGGTGGTGAGACTATAGCTCAAAGTGAGTCAATCTGCAAGCAAGTGGAGCAACATCTAGAAAATCAGTCCTCCACCGTTCGCTGGCAATCCTTGAATATACCCTTAGTAGGCGTTTCGTCAAGTTTAGTTCGCCAATTTGTATGCGTGGGCCGCTCTATCCGCTATTTAGTGCCAGAATCCGTCAGGTCTTACATCAGCGATCACCACCTGTACACAAATGAATCTGAATAA
- a CDS encoding type I glyceraldehyde-3-phosphate dehydrogenase yields MIRVAINGFGRIGRNFARCWLGRENSNIDLVAVNDTSDPRTNAHLLKYDSMLGKLTKADISADDNSITVNGKTIKCVSDRNPENLPWKDWEIDLIIEATGVFTSKEGALKHVNAGAKKVLITAPGKNEDGTFVVGVNHQDYDHNVHHIISNASCTTNCLAPIAKVLNDKFGIIKGTMTTTHSYTGDQRLLDASHRDLRRARAAAINIVPTSTGAAKAVALVIPDLKGKLNGVALRVPTPNVSMVDFVVQVEKRTITEEVNQALKDASEGPLKGILDYSELQLVSSDYQGTDASSIVDASLTLVMGNDLVKVMAWYDNEWGYSQRVLDLAELVAEKWQ; encoded by the coding sequence GTGATTAGAGTTGCAATCAACGGTTTCGGGCGCATCGGGCGTAACTTTGCACGTTGCTGGCTGGGTAGAGAAAACAGCAATATCGACCTTGTTGCTGTCAATGACACATCAGACCCTAGAACCAATGCTCACTTGTTGAAGTACGATTCGATGTTAGGGAAGTTAACAAAGGCTGACATTTCAGCGGATGATAATTCCATCACTGTTAACGGTAAAACCATTAAATGTGTATCTGATCGCAATCCGGAAAACTTGCCCTGGAAAGACTGGGAAATAGACCTAATTATTGAAGCAACAGGTGTTTTCACTAGCAAAGAAGGGGCACTTAAGCATGTAAATGCTGGTGCGAAAAAGGTGCTGATTACTGCTCCTGGTAAAAATGAGGACGGTACTTTTGTAGTCGGTGTAAATCATCAAGATTACGACCACAATGTACACCACATCATCAGTAACGCTAGTTGTACGACTAACTGCTTGGCTCCGATTGCTAAGGTGTTGAACGATAAGTTTGGCATCATTAAAGGCACCATGACCACTACCCACAGTTACACTGGCGACCAGCGTTTGCTAGACGCTTCTCACCGGGATTTGCGCCGGGCCAGAGCAGCAGCCATCAACATCGTACCTACTTCCACTGGTGCAGCGAAAGCTGTAGCATTGGTAATCCCAGACCTGAAAGGCAAGCTCAATGGCGTCGCCCTACGGGTACCTACTCCGAACGTATCAATGGTAGATTTCGTAGTTCAGGTTGAAAAGCGTACTATTACGGAAGAAGTCAACCAAGCTCTTAAAGATGCGTCTGAAGGGCCTCTCAAAGGAATTTTGGATTACAGCGAACTACAATTAGTGTCATCCGATTATCAAGGAACTGACGCTTCTTCCATTGTTGACGCCAGCTTGACTTTGGTGATGGGTAATGACCTAGTAAAAGTCATGGCTTGGTATGACAACGAGTGGGGCTACAGCCAGCGAGTTTTGGATTTAGCGGAACTCGTCGCTGAAAAATGGCAATAA
- the murB gene encoding UDP-N-acetylmuramate dehydrogenase: MITTQVTGNVCTVSTLTTEKQKAANSVQGKVMYLPGTDCVIKSQASLSAFTSYRVGGAAEWYIAPRNIEALQAGIKYAKEHNLPVTILGAGSNLLVSDRGLPGLVIATRHLRYSHFDPHTGQLTVSAGESIPSLAWDAADLGWQGLEWAVGIPGTVGGAVVMNAGAHNSCIADMLVSVQVLLPDGTQQTLTAAELGYSYRTSLLQGGHSSYFKDGTSPEKHGQRIVTQATLQLQPGADPAQVLAITKQHKQHRLSTQPYNFPSCGSVFRNPKPQSAGWLIEHTGLKGFQIGGAQVAQLHANFIVNRGGAKASDIFCLINHIQHQVQDRWSVWLEPEVKMLGEFQPAC, translated from the coding sequence ATGATAACCACCCAGGTGACTGGCAACGTTTGCACAGTTTCTACTTTGACTACAGAGAAACAGAAAGCCGCTAATTCTGTTCAGGGTAAAGTTATGTATTTGCCCGGTACTGATTGTGTGATTAAGTCCCAAGCGTCCTTGTCAGCGTTTACCTCCTATAGAGTCGGTGGTGCAGCTGAATGGTACATTGCCCCCCGGAACATAGAAGCACTACAAGCAGGTATTAAGTATGCAAAAGAACATAACCTGCCTGTGACAATTTTAGGTGCTGGTTCTAACTTATTAGTTAGCGATCGCGGTTTACCAGGACTAGTCATAGCCACGCGTCATCTCCGTTACAGCCACTTTGACCCCCATACAGGTCAATTAACCGTCTCGGCCGGAGAATCAATCCCCAGCTTGGCATGGGATGCAGCTGATTTGGGATGGCAAGGCTTGGAATGGGCTGTGGGTATCCCTGGTACAGTTGGCGGTGCAGTCGTCATGAATGCAGGAGCGCACAACAGTTGTATCGCAGACATGTTAGTTAGTGTTCAAGTACTTCTACCTGACGGCACACAACAAACTCTGACGGCTGCAGAGCTAGGTTACAGTTACCGTACTTCATTATTACAAGGCGGTCATTCCTCCTACTTCAAGGACGGTACCAGCCCAGAGAAACACGGTCAGCGGATTGTGACCCAAGCCACCTTACAACTCCAACCAGGTGCTGATCCAGCACAGGTTTTGGCAATAACCAAACAACACAAACAGCACCGACTGAGTACCCAACCATACAACTTCCCTAGTTGTGGTAGTGTGTTTCGCAATCCCAAACCGCAATCTGCAGGCTGGTTAATCGAGCACACAGGACTTAAAGGCTTTCAAATTGGTGGAGCGCAAGTAGCGCAACTCCACGCCAACTTTATTGTCAACCGTGGTGGAGCCAAAGCCAGCGATATTTTTTGTCTAATAAATCACATCCAACACCAAGTACAAGACCGTTGGTCAGTTTGGTTAGAACCCGAAGTGAAAATGCTCGGTGAATTTCAACCTGCTTGTTAA
- the efp gene encoding elongation factor P, with product MISSNDFRPGVSIVLDGSVWRVVDFLHVKPGKGSAFVRTTLKNVQTGKQLEKTFRAGESVPQANIEKITMQHTYKESDEFVFMDMETYEESRLSATQIGDRVKYLKEGMEAEVIRWDDQVLGVELPKSVVLEVVQTDPGVKGDTATGGSKPATLETGAVVNVPLFISQGERIRIDTTEDKYIGRE from the coding sequence ATGATATCTAGTAACGACTTTCGACCCGGTGTTTCAATTGTTTTAGATGGTTCCGTATGGCGCGTGGTAGATTTCCTCCATGTGAAGCCAGGTAAGGGTTCTGCTTTTGTGCGGACAACACTCAAAAATGTGCAAACAGGAAAGCAGCTGGAAAAAACTTTCCGGGCTGGGGAAAGTGTGCCGCAAGCGAATATAGAAAAAATCACGATGCAGCATACCTATAAAGAGAGCGATGAGTTTGTCTTTATGGATATGGAAACTTATGAAGAGAGTAGATTGAGCGCAACGCAAATTGGCGATCGCGTAAAATACCTCAAAGAAGGTATGGAAGCTGAGGTGATCCGTTGGGATGACCAGGTGCTGGGTGTGGAATTACCTAAGTCTGTGGTTCTGGAAGTTGTACAAACAGATCCAGGTGTCAAAGGTGATACGGCTACTGGTGGCTCAAAACCGGCAACTCTGGAAACTGGGGCTGTGGTCAACGTACCTTTGTTTATCTCTCAAGGCGAACGCATCCGCATTGATACTACGGAAGATAAGTATATCGGCAGGGAATAG